Proteins encoded by one window of Ictidomys tridecemlineatus isolate mIctTri1 chromosome 7, mIctTri1.hap1, whole genome shotgun sequence:
- the LOC101974755 gene encoding UDP-glucuronosyltransferase 1A9: MAPGLLPAALPLCVCLLLASGSAQAGKLLVVPMDGSHWFTMRSVVEKLVHRGNELVAVMPEVSWQLGQSLNFTVKTYSTSYTLEDLDREFKIFADTQWKTPERSMYGLALGSSKAHFEINFSRCRNLFNDKKLVEYLKESSFDAVFLDPFDVCGLVVAKYFSLPSVVFTRGVFCHYLEDGAQCPSPLSYVPRFFSMSSDVLSFMERVRNHLIYLEEHLFCPYFFKPALEVASEILPTPVTIGDLFSQISIWLLRTDFVLEYPRPVMPNMIFIGGINCHQRKPLPKVCCVSLSTLRKTWLSALRKNP, from the coding sequence ATGGCTCCTGGTCTTCTGCCTGCTGcccttcctctgtgtgtgtgtctgctgcTGGCATCTGGCTCTGCCCAGGCAGGCAAGCTGCTGGTGGTGCCCATGGATGGCAGCCACTGGTTTACCATGAGGTCAGTTGTGGAGAAACTTGTCCACAGAGGGAATGAGTTGGTTGCTGTCATGCCAGAGGTGAGTTGGCAACTGGGACAGTCACTGAATTTTACGGTGAAGACGTATTCAACTTCTTACACTCTGGAGGACTTGGACAGAGAATTCAAGATTTTTGCTGACACTCAATGGAAAACTCCAGAACGAAGTATGTATGGTCTGGCATTGGGTTCATCCAAAGCACATTTTGAAATCAATTTTTCACGGTGTAGGAATTTGTTTAATGACAAGAAGCTAGTGGAATACTTAAAGGAGAGCTCTTTTGATGCAGTGTTTTTGGATCCTTTTGATGTATGTGGCCTAGTTGTTGCCAAATACTTTTCACTTCCATCCGTGGTGTTTACCAGGGGAGTGTTTTGCCATTACCTTGAAGATGGTGCACAGTGTCCCAGTCCTCTGTCTTATGTTCCCAGATTTTTCTCGATGTCCTCCGATGTTTTGAGTTTCATGGAGAGAGTTAGGAACCATCTAATCTACTTGGAAGAGCATTTATTTTGCCCTTATTTTTTCAAACCTGCCTTGGAAGTTGCCTCTGAAATTCTCCCAACACCTGTCACAATAGGTGATCTCTTCAGCCAAATATCCATTTGGTTGTTAAGAACTGACTTTGTTTTGGAATATCCCAGACCTGTGATGCCCAACATGATCTTCATTGGTGGAATCAACTGCCACCAGAGGAAGCCACTACCCAAGGTATGTTGTGTCTCCCTTAGCACACTGCGGAAAACCTGGCTTTCGGCGTTAAGAAAGAACCCTTAA